In Pleuronectes platessa chromosome 4, fPlePla1.1, whole genome shotgun sequence, the following proteins share a genomic window:
- the psat1 gene encoding phosphoserine aminotransferase, giving the protein MEQKPPINFCAGPAKLPQSVLLEAQKELINYHGAGISVLEMSHRSSDFSKILSKTESLLRELLTIPSNYKVMFLQGGGSGQFSAVPLNLIGLKEDRCADYLVTGTWSAKAAKEAEKYGKPNIVHPKLDSYTKVPDPSSWTLNPSASYVYYCSNETIHGVEYNFTPETNGVVLVCDMSSNFLSRPVDVSKFGLIFAGAQKNVGSAGVTVVIVREDLLGHTLKECPIILDYKVQAENNSLYNTPPCFSIYIMCLVLDWIKNNGGSAAMETLNIQKSSIIYDVINASNGFYTCSVDMACRSRMNLPFRVGKNNGDEALEKQFLDEAAKRGMISLKGHRSVGGIRVSLYNAVTVEETQTLAAYMKDFLKEHQ; this is encoded by the exons ATGGAGCAGAAACCACCCATCAACTTCTGCGCTGGACCCGCGAAACTCCCGCAATCT GTGCTGCTGGAGGCACAGAAGGAGCTCATCAACTACCATGGCGCCGGCATCAGTGTTCTTG AGATGAGTCACCGATCGTCAGACTTCAGCAAAATCCTGAGCAAAACTGAGAGTCTCCTGCGTGAGTTGTT AACTATCCCCTCCAACTACAAGGTGATGTTCCTGCAGGGCGGCGGCTCCGGGCAGTTCAGCGCTGTTCCGCTCAACCTGATTGGCCTGAAGGAGGACAGGTGTGCCGACTACCTGGTGACCGGCACGTGGTCGGCCAAGGCGGCGAAAGAAGCGGAGAAATATGGCAAACCCAACATCGTCCACCCGAAGCTGGACAGCTACACGA AGGTCCCGGACCCCAGCAGCTGGACTCTGAACCCCTCGGCCTCATACGTGTACTACTGCAGCAACGAGACCATCCACGGCGTGGAGTACAACTTCACACCCGAAACAAACGGGGTGGTCCTCGTCTGCGACATGTCCTCAAACTTCCTGTCCCGACCTGTGGACGTGTCGAAG TTTGGGCTGATTTTCGCCGGCGCTCAGAAGAACGTGGGCAGTGCCGGTGTGACCGTGGTCATCGTGCGTGAGGACTTGTTAGGCCACACCCTGAAGGAGTGTCCCATCATCCTGGACTACAAGGTGCAGGCTGAGAATAACTCCCTCTACAACACGCCGCCGTGTTTCAG TATCTACATCATGTGTCTGGTGCTGGACTGGATCAAGAACAATGGCGGCAGTGCTGCCATGGAAACGCTCAACATCCAGAAGTCCTCCATAATTTACGACGTCATCAACGCCTCCAACGGTTTCTATAC GTGTTCTGTGGACATGGCCTGTCGAAGCCGCATGAACCTCCCATTTCGTGTGGGAAAGAACAACGGAGATGAAGCTTTGGAAAAGCAGTTCCTGGACGAAGCAGCCAAACGTGGAATGATATCATtgaaaggtcacag GTCAGTTGGAGGAATTCGTGTGTCCCTGTACAACGCTGTGACGGTGGAGGAAACTCAGACCCTGGCTGCCTACATGAAAGATTTCCTCAAAGAGCACCAGTAG